AGGATAAATTTGTCCAATATGCAAAAAGTAAAACACGAGTGCAATACCCTAAATTGCACCCTATCTAAATTCGAAATTTATACGCCCAAATCGTAGCATCAAGTGAACAATACTCTCCTGTACCATCAACCATCGACTAATCCATAGTCCTGATCAAATCAGTATCTGATGTATAGTATCGTCCACCCACTTATAAGAAAATAACACCTTAAAATAAAGCCATCTTTAAAACCGGTTTTTTTCCTCTTTTGGCCACAAATACCGATCTCATTCCCCCTTGACAATCTTCATTACATTCTTTGTTGAGAAAAAACGGAGAAAGAGAAGACAACAAAAAAATCCAGAGTGGGGAAAAAGAGGAAATATGGTACAGGATTCAGAGTTAGTAGAAAGACTTAGAGAATTTTTGAGTGTTTCAGACTTAAATACAACAACAACAGGTATGGTAAGGAGGAAATTAGAAGAAGATTTTGGTGTGGATTTATCAGAGAAGAAAGCTTTTATTAGAGAACAAGTAGACCTTTATCTTCAAACCCAAGTTGAGAAGAACGATgatgaggaaaaagaagaagaagtagatgaagaggaagaggaagaagaagaagaaccggaAAGAAGAACGAGTAGTAGGAATGGGGGGaccaggaagaaaaaaaaagtgtgagTTTTACTACTgtgattgtttgttttgtttaattATAGGTGTTTTATAGATAGAAAATTGTTAATTTCATCACTTCTGATTAATTGTGATGGGAATGGTAAATTTAATTGCACAATTTGGGGGAATTGGATAAAGATTGaatctttttatttctttaattttactTATTGATTCTTATTGATGCCTAGAAGTTTGAACTTTGAATAGAAATTAAGCTAGTTAACCCTAATCTGCATTGTTATTGATGTCTGAGTTCTAGAATGGCATAGAATGAGGGAAAATAGTTTTATTGATGATTTTGCATGGTTAATCACTTTAGATTAATAGGAATTTGGAATAGGTTAACTGAATGTTGCTGTATTATGCAGGTCTAAGAAGGCCAATGATGGGGAGAAAAAAAGAGGAGGAGGGGGTGGATTTAATAAAGTATGCAGCTTATCGCCGGAGCTTCAAAAAATTATTGGAGTACCCGAAATGGCTAGAACTGAGGTTATGCTATCATGGAAGTCTAAATAATCGAAACTTTGGAAGTAATTTTCCATTTACATTGCCATTGGTTTCAAAACCTTAATGTTTGTTGTTACTTTGGTTCTAGGTTGTCAAGCAACTTTGGGCGTACATTCGTGAGAAGGACTTGCAAGACCCAAAAAATAAGCGAGAAATTTTGTGTGATGAATCATTGCGTGATCTTTTTCGAGTCGATTCCATCAACATGTTTCAAATGAATAAGGTGTTGTCCAAGCATATTTGGCCATTGGAGTCGGATGAGGGTATTGTTCTCAAAGCTTTAACTGGTCACATGAAACTGCACACATTTCACCTTGTTTAATAATCTCAACATTTTCAGTAGCTTCCTACAGTTTTTCTTTTCCAATGGAATTTTGTTCATTGATTGCGTGCCTCATGAATTTATCTAGTGTGGTGTGTACAATGTTCTTCTTTAATTTAATCATCTTTGTACATGCAACCCGAAATCATTAGCTGCCTCCAATAGGAAGGTTTTATTGTGTTGTCCGTGGATTTGCACCTCTGTCTGTGCCTTTTCTGGGTCGATATCATGGTTCCTTTTTTTAACCATGATTTCTATGGATTCCTGTTTGTTTGAATGGATGGCCTTGCTCAAGTGTGCACAAAATGCTGAGTGTTGCAGCATGGCATAAAATAGTATGACGTAAAGGTGTAAAGTGTAAACTGCTTGAATGACTGCATCTGTGTTCACTCTTCTTTACTCTATCTAGCAGAAAGATTGTCATATGTGGATGACCCTTGGTCATTCAGTTCATCTGACAAATTGTTGACATACAACAATGCATGAGACTAGATAGATAGAGTTTTCTAAAAAAACTGAATAAAATTACTTTCTTATAGAAAATCTTGAATTGAGCTTTTTACCAAGTACTTAAGACTGTTATTGTTAGGTATCAGGGTGTCTGCTGGCTTCTATTGGAACCATGGCCAGATATATATTGTCAAACCTTGTTGTAATTTGTATGCCTCCTTGCACAATTTGGGACTTTTCAAGTAGTGCAGTCGTTAATATGTGATAAGACTGGGAGGTTAAGAAAAGGTTGCAGGATCAAGTCTTAAGGTGAAACGGTCTTGGGGTTGTGGTGGGTCTTGCTTCTCTCTAGTCTTGTACTATACACTGTATGCCTCTAACTATTTGGCCTTTTAGAGTCGAGCATTTCAGACAAGTCTTGAAACATaaactgatatatttttcttcTCGAGTTGTTCTGGTaaattaaagaaataattggGTTGCTGTAGAGAGAACAGATAAAAAGAACACACACATGTTTAGCTAATTCCCAGAGTTGGTAGTGCTGGTTGTAGGGCTTGTTGTGCCATTATCGAGTCTCctaaggaacaacaaaagaagtaTCAGATTGTATCTTGGCTTGGAATTTTGTACACCATTTGAATAATCGTCCTTTCATAATTTTTTTGCATTGTCGGACTTGCTCTTGGAGTACTTAGTAGGGATGGAGACAAGTAGAAATAGTGTAACTTATCATGTGTTtataaaagaaaaattcttctattTTGCATGCTATTTTAAACCTTTCAATAACCCCGTGTGATCAAATTGCTACCAGTCATTATTTTGTTGTGATTAGTAGTCGGTTTATTCTGCATGACCTTGTATTTTTGTTGCTGCTCTTCATTCTTAATTATACATGGGATAATATTGACAAAACATTTGCACGAATTGGCAGCCACTATAACTCCAGTCAAGACAGAGATAAAAGAACAAAAGCGAAAACAAGACAAAACAGAATGTGAGATAAGTTTATTCAGATTTGCTTATCATTGAATAGTTTTAACTTGTATGTGTAACTTGATGTTTGgaacatgtaaaaaaaaaaaaaatcttatttgcATGCTATTTTGAACCTTTCAATAGCCCCATGTGATCATATTGCTGCCAGTTTCCATTACAATTGTTGTGATTCCAGTTTATTCTGCATGACCTTGAGCTCGCTGTTATTCTTGTTGCTGCTCTTCATTCTTTATTATCATGGGATAAGATTGACAAAACATTTGCACGAATTTGCAGCCACTGTGACTCCAGT
This is a stretch of genomic DNA from Papaver somniferum cultivar HN1 chromosome 1, ASM357369v1, whole genome shotgun sequence. It encodes these proteins:
- the LOC113293915 gene encoding upstream activation factor subunit spp27-like isoform X1, with translation MVQDSELVERLREFLSVSDLNTTTTGMVRRKLEEDFGVDLSEKKAFIREQVDLYLQTQVEKNDDEEKEEEVDEEEEEEEEEPERRTSSRNGGTRKKKKVSKKANDGEKKRGGGGGFNKVCSLSPELQKIIGVPEMARTEVVKQLWAYIREKDLQDPKNKREILCDESLRDLFRVDSINMFQMNKVLSKHIWPLESDEATITPVKTEIKEQKRKQDKTESTVTPVKTEKKEQKRKQEKTEGSDDSQPKDKRQKLGFHAPLKLSDALVKFLGTGETSLSRAEVIKKMWEYIKLNNLQDPSDKRQIICDDKLKELFNLETFTGFTVAKHLAVHFVKSEQ
- the LOC113293915 gene encoding upstream activation factor subunit spp27-like isoform X2, whose translation is MVQDSELVERLREFLSVSDLNTTTTGMVRRKLEEDFGVDLSEKKAFIREQVDLYLQTQVEKNDDEEKEEEVDEEEEEEEEEPERRTSSRNGGTRKKKKVSKKANDGEKKRGGGGGFNKVCSLSPELQKIIGVPEMARTEVVKQLWAYIREKDLQDPKNKREILCDESLRDLFRVDSINMFQMNKVLSKHIWPLESDEATVTPVKTEKKEQKRKQEKTEGSDDSQPKDKRQKLGFHAPLKLSDALVKFLGTGETSLSRAEVIKKMWEYIKLNNLQDPSDKRQIICDDKLKELFNLETFTGFTVAKHLAVHFVKSEQ